From a single Hippopotamus amphibius kiboko isolate mHipAmp2 chromosome X, mHipAmp2.hap2, whole genome shotgun sequence genomic region:
- the GPRASP3 gene encoding G protein-coupled receptor associated sorting protein 3, producing MARVKNASRKNRNRKNESKKKAKTEKRAGLEAEAKTEATGVVRSVAKTQAKAIAKARPQEDAMAEVKVASKNKVVTEMKEAALADFSPKAEDEATIASRFCSVAEASAESRSPCKDKTGIDTWFWAGEEASVGSWFWNGEDAGNRFSAKEEGKADIGPPSCAENLEPVAGANCKARPGAEEEEEENVIGSWFWDGDETSFDPNPRPVSRIIKPQPVDKINEKDRPKDWSEVTIWPKAPAVTPAVLGFRSQVSFEKKPPSYVVLASAEEKTRSLPVATVASASRSTPSSSKPVSEYPFGSDPCIQTIEEIRRQIRIREVNGIKPFACPCKMECYMDSEEFEKLVTLLKSTTDPLIHKIAQIAMGIINVHPFAQEFINEVGVVTLIESLLNFPSSEMRKKAVITLNPPSGDERQRRVELHVKHMCKETMSFPLNSPGQQSGLKILGQLTTDSNHHHIVANYFSELFHLLSLGNRKTRNLVLKVLLNMSENPTAARDMINTKALAALKLIFNQKEAKANLVSAVAIFINIKEHIRKGSIVVVDHLSYNTLMAIFREVKVIIETM from the coding sequence ATGGCTAGGGTTAAGAATGCGAGTAGAAAGAATAGGAATAGAAAGAATGAGAGTAAAAAGAAGGCCAAAACTGAAAAAAGGGCTGGTTTAGAAGCTGAAGCCAAGACGGAGGCTACTGGCGTAGTCAGATCTGTAGCCAAGACCCAGGCCAAAGCAATAGCCAAGGCAAGGCCTCAGGAAGATGCAATGGCAGAGGTGAAGGTAGCATCTAAGAACAAGGTTGTTACTGAGATGAAGGAGGCAGCTTTGGCAGATTTCAGTCCCAAAGCTGAAGATGAGGCCACTATAGCATCTCGGTTTTGTTCTGTGGCTGAGGCTAGTGCTGAGTCCAGGTCTCCATGTAAAGATAAGACTGGTATTGATACCTGGTTTTGGGCTGGGGAAGAAGCCAGTGTTGGTTCCTGGTTCTGGAATGGAGAAGACGCTGGTAATCGTTTCAGTGCTAAGGAAGAAGGTAAAGCTGATATTGGTCCCCCATCCTGTGCTGAGAATTTGGAGCCTGTGGCTGGGGCCAACTGCAAGGCTAGGCCAggggctgaggaggaagaggaggagaatgtTATTGGGAGCTGGTTTTGGGATGGAGATGAAACTAGTTTTGACCCTAACCCTAGACCTGTGAGCAGGATAATTAAGCCCCAGCCTGtggataaaattaatgaaaaagatagGCCCAAGGACTGGTCTGAGGTAACTATCTGGCCTAAAGCTCCTGCTGTAACTCCAGCAGTGTTAGGCTTTAGATCCCAAGTCTCATTTGAGAAAAAGCCTCCTTCATATGTTGTCTTGGCCTCCGCTGAGGAAAAGACTCGTTCTTTGCCTGTGGCAACAGTGGCAAGCGCTTCTAGGAGCACTCCCTCAAGCTCAAAGCCTGTCTCTGAGTACCCGTTTGGTTCTGACCCTTGCATCCAGACCATAGAGGAGATTAGACGCCAAATCAGGATCAGGGAGGTGAATGGGATTAAGCCATTTGCTTGCCCTTGCAAAATGGAATGCTACATGGATTCTGAGGAGTTTGAAAAACTTGTTACCTTACTTAAGTCAACTACTGATCCTCTCATTCATAAAATAGCTCAAATTGCAATGGGGATCATTAATGTTCATCCATTTGCCCAAGAGTTTATTAATGAGGTAGGTGTAGTGACACTTATTGAAAGCTTGCTCaattttccttcctctgaaatgagaaaaaaggcTGTAATTACTCTGAATCCCCCCTCTGGGGATGAAAGACAGCGCAGGGTTGAATTACATGTTAAGCATATGTGTAAGGAAACCATGTCTTTTCCCTTGAACTCACCTGGACAGCAATCTGGATTAAAGATACTAGGACAACTGACTACTGATTCTAACCATCACCACATTGTTGCCAATTACTTTTCAGAGCTTTTCCATTTGCTGTCCTTGGGAAATCGTAAAACCAGAAATCTTGTTTTGAAAGTACTTTTGAATATGTCTGAAAATCCAACTGCAGCCAGAGACATGATCAATACAAAGGCATTAGCAGCATTAAAACTCATCTTTAACCAAAAAGAGGCAAAAGCCAATCTCGTTAGTGCTGTGGCCATATTTATTAACATAAAGGAGCATATCAGAAAAGGCTCAATTGTAGTTGTTGATCACTTGAGTTATAATACACTCATGGCCATTTTCCGTGAAGTTAAAGTTATCATCGAAACaatgtga